The Betaproteobacteria bacterium sequence CGAAACATTGGCGCTCGAATTGACGGGCAGCAAGATTCAGGCTGATTCACGATGCGACATTGCTGCGGTGATCGAGGTGCTCGATGGCTTGCCTGAACGCCTGGCGAGCCGCAATGCAGAACTGCTCGCCGCTGGCGCTAAAGCCGAGGCGGCCAGTCGGGCGAAAACCCAATTTATTGCCAATGTCAGTCATGAAGTACGGACGCCGATGAACGCCATTATCGGGATGAGCCATATCCTGTCCCGCAGCATTCAGGATCCCGCGCAACGCGACAAGCTGGACATCATTCGCCATGCGGCTGATCAACTGCTGGAGTTGCTCGACAATATTCTCGACCTCTCCAGGCTGGATTCAGAGCGCATGGATCTTGAACAGCACCCATTCAGCTTGGCGTTGCTGATGCGCCATCTCGAAGCGCTGGTCAGCCGCCGGGCCGCGGCCAAGGGCTTGAAACTGATTTTCGATATTGACCGCAAGTTGCTGGACAAGGTTCTGGTCGGCGATGCGCTTCGCTTGCAGCAGGTTCTGGTCAATCTGGTCGGAAACGCGATCAAATTTACGCATCAGGGTAGTGACCGTGGCTATTCATCAGGAAGACGAAAGCGCTGCCCAGCTACGCCTGGGTTTCAGTATCACCGATACGGGGATCGGTATCCAGCCGGCGTATATACAAGGAATCTTTGCGCCTTTCGAGCAGGTGGATGGTGCCATGACCCGGCAATTCGGCGGGTCGGGTCTGGGGCTGACGATCAGCCAGCGCTTCGTCCATTTGATGGGGGGCAATATCGAGGTAGCGAGTACGCCCGGGACCGGCAGTACCTTCTCGTTCTCACTCGAATTTGCGAAGCCTGAAGCACCGGGCGATAGTGCGATGCTGATCGAAGTATCGGGAGCCGAGGCAGAAAAGCGCTTGCGGGCGGATTTTCGCGGCACCCGTGTATTGCTGGCGGACGATGATCTGGTCAATCAGGCCATGGTTCAGGAATTGCTGCGCGATGTTGTCGGATTTCACGTTGATCTCGCGGTTGACGGCGAACAGGCGCTGGCGCTGGCTGAAGCGCATGAGTATGCCTTGATCCTGATGGACATCCAGATGCCGAAGATGGATGGACTGGAAGCTACCCGGCGTATTCGCCGATTGCCGGGTTATGTCTTTGTGCCGATCATCGCGATGACTGCCAACTCCTTTGCAGATATCCGTGCATCGTGTTTCGAAGCAGGCATGAACGATTTTCTGAGCAAGCCGGTGGCGCCGGAACGGCTCTTCGTGACCTTGCTGACCTGGATGCAGACGGTGCTCAAAAGCTGATTTTCGGTGCTTGTTCCCGCGATGTATTTGCGGCGGGAAAAGTCCTTCGGATTGAGGCCATCTGCTAATATTCGCCCTCATTTTTCAGGCGTTTCTCCTTGTCCTCCCTGCAGGAAATTTTCTCTCCGGACGGCCCTCTGGCCAAATCCATTGGCGGCTATCGCGTGCGCGATCAGCAGGTCGATATGGCCGAGCGCATTGCCGCTGCCATCAAGGGTTGTGCGGTCTTCATTGCCGAAGCCGGTACTGGCACAGGCAAGACCTTCGCCTACCTTGTTCCGGCACTGCAGTCGGGCGGTAAAGTGATCGTGTCGACGGGCACGAAAACCTTGCAGGACCAGCTGTTCAACAAAGATTTGCCCATGGTCCGCGACGCCCTGAAGGCCCCGGTCAAGATCGCGCTCCTGAAGGGCCGGGCCAACTACGTTTGCCCCTACCACCTGCAACACGCGATCGCTGACGGTCGTTTCCTGACCCGCGAGGATGCCGCCGACGCCCGCCGTATCTCGGTCTTCGCCAAAACCACACAGAGCGGCGACAAGGCCGAGTGCATCGAGGTTTCCGAGAACTCGCCGGTGTGGAGCCACGCCACCTCGACGCGCGACAACTGCCTCGGCCAGGAATGCCCGGACTACAAGGAATGTTTCGTCATGCAGGCGCGGCGCGAGGCGATGGCGGCCGATCTGGTCGTCGTCAATCACCACCTGTTCTTCGCCGACGTGATGCTCCGCGACGAAGGCATGGCAGAGCTGCTGCCGGCCTGCAATACAGTTATCTTCGACGAAGCGCACCAATTGCCTGAGGTCGCCACGCTGTTCTTTGGCGATACCGTTTCGACCGCCCAAGTGCTTGATCTGGCTCGCGACACCCGTGCCGAAGCGCTGACCTCAGCCCGCGATTGCCTGGCTTTGCCGGAAAGCAGCAAAAAGCTGGAAAAAGCGGCCAAGGACCTGCGGCTGGCCGTCGGCGTCGACACCGGTCGCTTCTCCTACGGTCAACTGGAAGAAAAGCCCGAATTTGCAAATTCTCTGAAGGCACTGGAAGACGAAGTGGCCGCCTTTGCCGCCTTGCTCGAAACGCAGGCTGAGCGAGCCGAAGGTCTGGAGAAGTGCTGGCAGCGCGCCACCGAGTTGGCGCAGCGCCTGGGCCAGTGGCGGAACCTGAAAGATCTCAGCTACGTGCGCTGGGCCGAGGCCTTCACGCATTCGCTGCAACTCACCTCGACGCCGCTCAACGTGGCCGAAATCTTCCGCAAGCAGATGGGTGGCCATCCGCGGGCGTGGATTTTCACCTCGGCCACCCTGGCCGTGCAGGGCAAGTTCCACCATTACTGCGCCGAACTCGGCCTCGGTGACCCGGATTCCGCCTGCTGGCACAGCCCTTTCGATTACGACAACCAGGCCATCCTCTACGCGCCGCTCGGCATGCCCGACCCGAACGCCTGGAACTACACCGACGCTGTCGTCGACGCCGCGTGGCCGGCTGTCAAGGCAGCCAATGGCGGGGCCTTCTTCCTATGCACCAGCCTGCGCGCCATGCGCCGGACGCACGAATTGCTCAAGGCCAAGCTCGAAGACGAAAACATCGACATGCCGCTGCTGGTGCAGGGCGAGGGCAGCAAGAACGATCTGCTGCAACGCTTCCGCCACCACGGCAATTCGATTCTGGTTGGTAGCCAGAGCTTCTGGGAAGGCGTCGACGTACGCGGTGAAGCGCTGTCGCTCGTCGTCATCGACAAGATTCCCTTCGCGCCGCCCGATGACCCGGTCCTCTCGGCCCGTATCGAGCAAATGAAGCGCGAGGGCCGCAACGCCTTCATGGAATACCAGCTGCCGCGCGCCGTCATCAACGTCAAGCAGGGCGCCGGCCGCCTGATTCGCGACGAGACCGACAAGGGTGTGCTGATGATGTGCGATCCACGACTCATATCAAAGCCCTATGGCCGCCGCGTCTGGCAAAGTCTGCCTCCGATGAAACGGACCCGCGAACTGCAGGTCGTCCTCGACTTCTTCGCCAACCGGTAACCCGGATGAAAAACACCTTCGAGCAACTGCGCACGCAGCAACCGCAATTCTTCTCCGGCGCCACCATCACCATTGAGTCGGCCGCCATGCAGGCCATGGCCGGCATCATCACGGCCATCGAATCGGTCATCGCCATGCCGGCCTACCAGGCGCATGCGCTGGCCCAGGCGCCGGAAATTGCCCGGCTGCCGACCAAGGCGCGTGGCGTGTTCATGGGCTACGATTTTCACTTGACCGAAACCGGCCCGAAACTCATCGAAATCAACACCAATGCCGGCGGTGGCCTGCTCAATGCGTATCTGCTGGCGGCGCATGGG is a genomic window containing:
- a CDS encoding response regulator, producing MAIHQEDESAAQLRLGFSITDTGIGIQPAYIQGIFAPFEQVDGAMTRQFGGSGLGLTISQRFVHLMGGNIEVASTPGTGSTFSFSLEFAKPEAPGDSAMLIEVSGAEAEKRLRADFRGTRVLLADDDLVNQAMVQELLRDVVGFHVDLAVDGEQALALAEAHEYALILMDIQMPKMDGLEATRRIRRLPGYVFVPIIAMTANSFADIRASCFEAGMNDFLSKPVAPERLFVTLLTWMQTVLKS
- a CDS encoding ATP-dependent DNA helicase, producing MAERIAAAIKGCAVFIAEAGTGTGKTFAYLVPALQSGGKVIVSTGTKTLQDQLFNKDLPMVRDALKAPVKIALLKGRANYVCPYHLQHAIADGRFLTREDAADARRISVFAKTTQSGDKAECIEVSENSPVWSHATSTRDNCLGQECPDYKECFVMQARREAMAADLVVVNHHLFFADVMLRDEGMAELLPACNTVIFDEAHQLPEVATLFFGDTVSTAQVLDLARDTRAEALTSARDCLALPESSKKLEKAAKDLRLAVGVDTGRFSYGQLEEKPEFANSLKALEDEVAAFAALLETQAERAEGLEKCWQRATELAQRLGQWRNLKDLSYVRWAEAFTHSLQLTSTPLNVAEIFRKQMGGHPRAWIFTSATLAVQGKFHHYCAELGLGDPDSACWHSPFDYDNQAILYAPLGMPDPNAWNYTDAVVDAAWPAVKAANGGAFFLCTSLRAMRRTHELLKAKLEDENIDMPLLVQGEGSKNDLLQRFRHHGNSILVGSQSFWEGVDVRGEALSLVVIDKIPFAPPDDPVLSARIEQMKREGRNAFMEYQLPRAVINVKQGAGRLIRDETDKGVLMMCDPRLISKPYGRRVWQSLPPMKRTRELQVVLDFFANR